One candidate division Zixibacteria bacterium HGW-Zixibacteria-1 DNA segment encodes these proteins:
- the fliJ gene encoding flagellar export protein FliJ: MKKFRFRLERLLQLKAHIEKEKQKTLGRAAQKVIEKESELRGLDNTRRDIQSSQRHKLNGAVNIANLSVYSRYYVLLKKKEMGGKELLKAYLKDQEKRRLELVEATKEKKIYEKLKERKFDIYRREVGLATQKEQDEIASQTLLHKKRSSRKLSGASG; this comes from the coding sequence ATGAAAAAGTTTCGGTTTCGACTGGAGCGGCTGCTTCAGCTTAAGGCGCATATCGAAAAAGAAAAGCAGAAGACGCTTGGACGCGCCGCTCAAAAAGTTATCGAGAAAGAATCCGAACTCCGCGGACTGGATAATACCCGTCGCGATATTCAAAGTTCGCAGCGTCATAAATTAAACGGCGCCGTGAATATCGCAAATCTTTCCGTTTACTCGCGCTATTATGTCCTCTTGAAGAAAAAAGAAATGGGGGGGAAGGAACTGCTGAAGGCATATCTTAAAGATCAGGAAAAAAGACGTCTCGAACTGGTCGAAGCCACCAAAGAAAAAAAGATCTACGAAAAATTGAAAGAACGCAAATTCGATATATATCGCAGGGAAGTGGGATTGGCCACGCAAAAGGAGCAGGACGAGATTGCTTCCCAGACTTTATTACATAAAAAAAGAAGCTCCCGAAAATTATCGGGAGCCTCCGGATGA